In the Brettanomyces nanus chromosome 1, complete sequence genome, AGACACGATCATAAGGTTTGATCTTGGAATAGGCACGTTCCAACTGATCGGCAATTGACTCAGAAACAGGTGAGCCATCTACAAACCAAGTGCCTCTTCGAATCTCGTAGGACGGGCCACTCCAGTAGGCAGGTCTCAATTGCCGGGCCTTCAAATCGCAGTCAAATAGTTGGTCTTCATGCACAGGGACCAATTGGTAGCGAGTATCTCCTCCACTGGCTTTGTACTTCTGGAATTGGGTCTCTATACACCGAGAATCCAATTCGGAAAAGGGAAGAAAGTTCCGTGCCCGGTGTTTTTGTATGTAGGTTTTCACGGTTGGTTTAGTGGTAGGGATATCCGTGGCATAGAACCAGCGCACGTTGAGTCGCGGAGCCTTGACACTGTAGAGTCGGTAGAATAGAATTGTGGGAGGTTGGGGCATAGTCGGGAGGGTAAATGGGGATTGAGAGAAGGAGGTGTTATGAGGCCACTTGTTCAAGGTAATACGGAACAGCCACGGGGCATTTAGGCTCAACTACAGGGAATCCAGCTTGACCACCGGGGGCTATCAAATATTTTCCACCGGGTATCCAGACTTACCACTCTTCTTACCGGACCCTACCACTGCTCACTTCTCACCCTTACTGACCTGTCTGATCATGTTCAACCGGAAAAGACGACTCTCTGATGACTATCCGGAGAAGTCCATGAGTTCACGACGATATATGAATTTTGTGGCGACCGGATCTGACATAAAGCCAGAGATCCATGAAGCCAAGCCATCGTCAGACCTTCCAGTGGTGAATAGCCCTCAATATCAACGCTATGGTATTGGGGCTAAGCTTCTTAAGAAAATGGGATATGTGGAGGGTCACGGTCTTGGTACAGATGGTCAGGGAAGAGCTGAACCTATTAGTACACGACTACGACCCAAAGGAATAGGTTTGGGTGGTATAGAGGAGATTGATAGCGGCTATCACAGCCCGAGCTATGACGGCCACGGCGATGATGGTGCCATTCACAACTCTTACAAGCAGGTGAGCTTTGAATTACAAGTTCTCCCGACCATGTTCGACCTCATAACTGGACTTGAAAGCGAGGGCTTTGAAGTACCAATTAGAGTCAAGGAGATATCTGATAGTAGTGATCATAATGACAATTCGTCTAATCGAGAACTACGGTTATTAATGAAAGATTCCCTAGAGATTGTAAGAGATCTTCGAGTTAAAGAGAAATACATGAAATATGAGAGAATGGAGTTGAATAAGACGATTGAATCCACAgagaaggagttgaacGACATAACGCAGGCTGTTTCAGTAGTCAGTGAATATATGAGCCGCAATGACGATGACAGTGACAATGACGACAATATGAATTGTATTCTGGACGAAATAGTACCTTGTAGTCACACTTCGTTGTTATTTGCTTCACTTTTAAAGCCTAAGGTGGCTTCATTGATGCTCAAATGGGATCCCAAATCATTAAATGAGACTTCTGAACTGGTAAGcaagttgatgaaatggaGAAACAAGTTTCAAGATGATTATGAATGGTTTGATACCATAGTAATGAGTAATTGGCTTCCAAAAGTGACTGATATGTTTAATACCAAGTGGATATCAATGGAGCAGCCTAATTTAGCTATTTCAATCCTTGAGGAGTTCTCTGAGAGTGTtatttccaaagaaggtaTTGACTACGTTATTCGAGTGGTGATAATTCCGATTCTTATACAAGATATTACCGAGAAATGGGAAATTACCGGTACAAACGGACCGGAATTCTGGCTAGTTGATTGGTTGGACATCCTTGAGGATGATATGGTAGAAAGAATCATGCAAGCATTGTTCCAGAGGTATAGAAAATGGATTGAGACTGAATGGGATTCCACTACAGATCCCCAACTTCCTCTGGATAGAATCCACTTAAAGCTTTGGTTGGATTACTACGATTCAGACGCCGGTATTGAGGAGAGTAtagtgaagaaggaggtgcTACAGCTGAGAAATCAGCACTCTATTAGCAGCTGTATTCGCTTTGTTGATGTTCTTCAAGCCAATCATCTCAAGGAATCTAAAATCGACTATCTTGTAGAGAACGAGGTAATGATTCCATGGATCAAACGATTCTTTAGTATTTCCAAAGATCGTGACAAGTACACTTATTTTTATGAAAGTATGGTCAAGTTTGTTTTTATTTTGAGATACACTTCTGTCCAGCATTATGTGGAACTGGCCTGTGAGTATTTCAACTTGATCTATCATACAGGTCTCAGTCGAAGGATATTCAGTCTATCCGATATGCCGCCAGTCTTGGAGATCTGTCAGAAGAGAGACACGACTGTCACTTCAGtaatggagaagttggcACGTATGAGTATTTCAGGAGAGACGGAATCCGGCGTTGCGTCTACTCAACCCTCTCATAGTATCTCTATCAAAGGACTCACTCAAGAATACTGCAACTCTCACGATCTGTTCATGGTCCCAGCCGGACAAGGTCTTATCAATGACCAAGGTAAACTACTGTATAATATCTCCGGAACCATGAAGAATGCCCTAACAGTTTACTTCGCACACGATATCATCTGGGCCAAGCTAAAAGACGATTTTGAGCCTATTAGTATTCATGAAATTGCTCACTTTATATAGATCGAAAGTCTAATAGTTGTATAAAGGCGAATACTTATatattggatgatgatgccaAATATTTACAGAATATATAGTTAGTTGGTGTGAGTTTTGGGGGTCTCTGGGGTCTCCGGGGTTCCAAATGTCTCGGAAGTCTCAAGTACTTCGAACTCCTCGGGGGTCTCAAGCGTCTCAGGAGTCTTGGAGGTCTCAGGCTTTTCGGAAGTCTCGGCTGTCTCAAAAATCTCGGAAGTCTCAGGCGTCTCGAGTGTCTCAGGTGTCTCAAGCGTCTCGGGTGTCTCAAGCGTCTCAGGTGTCTCAGGTGTCTCAGGCGTCTCGGGTGTCTCAAGCGTCTCAGGTGTCTCAGGTGTCTCAGGCGTCTCGGGTGTCTCAAGCGTCTCGGGTGTGTCGGTAGGCTTAGCTACCTCACCGACACTTGGAGCGTCTCCATAATCGTCATCGTCTCTTAACTCCTCGGCATAAACTTCTGGATACTTTCTAAAGCAATTTTGCATATTCTTAAACTTGTCAATGCACTCAATACCTTTTGGCTCGTCTTTAGAGTAGACGAAACATGAGAAGGCAGCTTTGAACTCTTCACCACAAGGTCCATCGGCCATACCTCCCAAACAAGGACAATCCCAGTTGATTTCTCCTGTATCGGGATCATACGCTTCTTCGTGGTCATCTTTAGGTTCTTTGGAAGTGTTCGGGGCAGAAACTGGGGCAATAGGAACAGCAACTACGCCCGAATTGCCTGCCTCGCTACCTTCACCAGCCACACTGACCTTGGACGCGGACTCGGACTCGGACTTCATCAAAGATTCCTTTGTGGCTTCATCCGTAGCTTCATTTGTGACTTCCTTCGTGGATTCCTTCGTGGCCCCATCTACGGGTTCTTCCACGGCTTGCTCTATGGGTTCTTCCACGAGTTCCTCTATGGGTGCTTCCACGGCCTCCTCTATGGGTGCTTCCACGGCCTCCTCCTTAAATTTCTCGGTGGCCTCCTGTTCAGCCTCTTCAGCAATCCTggcagcttcttcttccctctCTCTGGCATCCTTCTGAATTTTCTCGGCCTCCTTTGTGGTCACATCAGCTTCTCGAGACTTGAAAATACTCACTCCAATAGCACCAACAATAGAAACACCAGCAACTATCGATCCATAACGACTgaactgctgctgctgttgctgcgTGTAGTAAAATCGGCTACCACGCATGCTCCAATTCGATCTTGGTAAGCCTCTCTTTCTACCAGCGCCACTCAAGAATCGTGCCAACCGGACAGTTTTGACTGCCTTGACACCACAACCAGTTCTCACCATCCGTCTAGAGATATTACAAAACATGGCAAACTTCAGTGTATCTACAGGCAAAAATATGTCCTCTGtactagaagaaagaaacgtCACTTGTCTAGATACGTTTAGAGTCCTCGAAAccggtgaaaaatttctGGGTTCCTCGTGGCTCTCGTGGATATTACTTGCTCTTGGCTGAGCTACCCGGTGGCCATTACCGCCCCCCCCCTAGATTACTAATCGCGTTAAGAATATTTATATTACTATGCCCCCCCTCGCTAAACTATAACACAGCAAGAATTAGTCTTCTTCGCTTGCTTATAAAATGTTTTAGAGCTGGCAGTAAGAGCCTCCGATTTATCAACCAACGAATCCAACTGCTCGCCTCTCTGTAAAACGCTCTCAATACTCTTCTGTAGAACAATCTTAGTGTCGTCCAACTCTTGCTGAACCTTCATGATGGCATCTGCCTTAGTTGGATTCTGATATTTGATTATGTAATCAGATAACTGATCCATTTGACAAATATCCGTGGCCTCGTCCAAATCTTGCCAATCTGACGCCGGATGTTGGCTTATATATTCGTCCAGTAGCTTGTTGAGGAGTGTATAAGCAGGACGAATGGGGTAATCCTTGTCAGTAATTAAGACACCGGAAACACCTTCGGCTCTTGTATACACGTGACCAACATAGTTACCCTCTTCAACACTCTGACGTTGCGAAGGTTTGGTTCTCTCGGCGATAGTctcagaaaagaaagtcaTAAACTGGCCCACGCTATTTTTCTggaaaaaggagaaatcGGCGAGATTCTTCTGTTCACAGAGCGTGAGAGTCTTCTTGGAGCCGGATTTTGGCCGGATGATTCCCATGTAGTACAGTTTCATGCCTGTGAGAGGAAAGGAGAGAGGagtaatgaagaagatgttttGAAGGGGGTGACTTTGCAGGACTACCGCGCAGTTACCATACAGTTTGCTTTTTCTACCGCGCTCTTCGCTTCCTCCACCGCCCAGCGGCCCAGCGGCCTATCAGCCACCGCGTCACCGCGTCACCCGCTGAAACACCCGGTGGCCGTTTATCGACCTCATTGTTTACTCGTCACCGTTCTTATCTCATATCCTTCTAAATATCCTTACTCCTTTCTCCTGTATCTACAATGTCTCGATCTTCATCCACTCGTACTTTGGATCCTGCTTCTCCCATTGCCCCTGTTTCTATGTTTAGACCCAGGCCAAAGGCCAACAAGCCGGTCTCTCACGCCTCTAAGAGACAGTCCAGGGCCTTCGAGTCTATTCTTTCACATTCCCAGATGGCTGCTCTTCAGTCTGCCGCCACTAtcaacgaagaagatgccGAAAAGTCTGGTCTTGATCTCAACGATGTTGATGCTAACCTCAATGACCTCGATCTTAATGAccttgatgatgttgatgaccttgatgatgttgatgacCTCGTTCTCAATGACTTCGACCTCCACACATCCCCTGATAAAACTGTGGACTCCGCGCTGTTTGAAGACATCGACTTTGATATGGGGGACACATCAAATTTACTAAAGAATGCCTTTTCGGATTATCAAAAGGCCATAGACACTCTGGAACTACGAGAATCCAGTGATACTAACCCTCAAGTCTCAAATGACTCCTCTTATATTACATACCAGGCTCCATTAGACCCTAATTCTCAGCCTACACATATTCTATCCGCGTATACACTATCTCCGGAGGCTAAGCAACGTATTCAAGTGCTTCAGTATCCAGGACTTTTCATAGTTGACGAGATCAACCATGATGACGTGGTAAAATCACCTCCTCAAGGCCTCTTCATCTATCCTGGTGCCCAATACTGTCTGTACCCTCAATGCTTTGTCACAGAAGAACAGCAGGATCCCATCAAACCGAAGAGAACCTCCTTGTTTTTCAATTAATCTGCATTGCATTACTTTTAGACATCTTTCCAAACCAGCTTTTCCACATTCTCGGAATTCCTTCCTTCCTTAATCATCCCAGCCAACTCCAACTCCACTAGTCCTTTCAAAAACCAGCTGAGTGTCAATTTATCCCACTCTTTCTCTGAGTCTCCTTCTATAATTCCTTGCAATGTATCCATATTGACATTGTCCTCCTTGGTTCTTTGCCGCTTCACCTCTAACTTGTTCAACATTAATTGGCATAGACGTTTTTTGTCCGATAATCCGCTCCTGAACACCTTATAGAAGTCATAAATGTTAATCATCACTCCTGCTTCTCTATAGATCCTGAACATCTCAATCATCGAAGGCTCAAATAGTTTATATAACTGCACGTCATCTCCCTGACGATCTAATTGGCTCAAGTCGCTGTGTGCCGAGTTTAATAGGTAACTCTTAGAGTCGAGCAATGCTCCAATTGTGATATCCCGTACCGGAGGATTGAAAGCAGTTTGCAACAGGCCCGTCACTTGCAGCCCTGCACAACAGATCTCTTTAAATGGTTGGTGGTCAAGATTCAATTCAACCAATTGATGGATCAGCTTCTCATTAAGGTATCTGTTGAACTTTTCTACCTCCTTATGACTTTCCGCATGTTTTAACGACTGGAAGTATGTATCGGCAGCATTATCACCCTTCTGAAACAAGAAGTCGAACTGCTGGTCGCTCTGAATCGTATCCAGAAAGCTGTTGAACACTGACAACTCTATATTTTTCATGTTTAAATAGATGGGCTTTAAGAAGTCAAAGTTTGCAACATTGTTGTGCACGTTTTCGTAATCGTAGTTCTCGAAGATAAGCTGGAAAAGATCGAGGTTGGTCCTCCAAAGTTTCAAGTCGTAGAAAGATGTCTGCATAAAGTTAAGGAAGTCTATCAGatttttcaagttgaatCTCCAGTTGATGAGTTTGTTTAGGTTGAGTCGAAGAAACCAACCTATACCAGTTTCATTCTCTGTAGCTACATCATGGAGAAACCGCTGGCAGTCGTCATTTTCCTGGTGATCGGTAGTATGGTCGTTGACAGCTCTTACAGAAGGTAGTCTTTTGAACACATCAAAATAGTCGTCGGTAAGATCGATTCCTGAGAAATCATCGGTCCACAGAATCGATAGAGGCTGGCTGAAGTAGTGATTCATATAAATGAGTTTCATATAGTCGTAGAACTGAGATATACCAATATCAGACTTTCGCTGAAGAAAGTATAGAATCAATCGAGGCTCAAAGATCAATGAATTGTAGGTGTCGTTGATATTGAGAAGCAAGTTTCCCATTATTTGGCCAATGGCCTCGTTAGAATTGTCTATACGGAAGTGTCTGGTACGTAGGAAGTTCAATACAAGCCGTGGTATCTTTTCctgaaagatgatgagtGGTGTAGAGATTCCAATAACAACGTATACATTGTGTGATACTGTGCTACAATGCCAGAGAGTCTTTAAAAGCTGAGTCAACGTGGACGTTGGTAAGGAGTCAGCGTCTTCGATCAACACGACAAGTctctgctgcttcttcgACAATTGCAGAATCAAATCCTCCAAATCTGGAAGCTTCTGGTTGATAGATTTGCCAAAAGAGCCAATGATATCGAAGGAGATGGTTTTGAGACAAGCACTGATACTGCTGCATACGGCCGTATTAAGACGACTCACCACCGTCTGCCCGTTTGATTGGCCATCCGACATCACCAAAAAGTCGTACACCTGGTTTAGAAGTCGCCTGTGATTGGATATGTTGGAACCTAAGTTTACCAGGCCACAGGGAAGATGCCAACATGGCATAAGCTCACATcgatcatcatcaccttcttcattatgCTCGTACAAAAATCGGCCTAGTTCCTCAAATTTCTCTCTATCCGTATTGGCCAAGATCTCATTGATGACACTAAGTTGTCGGGACcagttcttcttgtagaGTTTGTAGCGTCTCTTCATATTGGAGATAGGTTCTTTCCCTTGCAGAAGCCTCACGAAAGGAATATCTGTCTGTCTGGTAGGTACCCCTTCTTGGTAGTACAAAGTCTTACAATCATAGGGATAATCTGATTCCTCGACGTCTTTCTTTAACTCATAGATGATCTTCTGTGAGTCAATGAAGTCGTTGAATGACATTGTAGGGGAAGAACAATCAATgtcagaagaaaggaagaaattcatCTAAGGCATCAATAAATATGCATTAATTACATAAATTAACTCCTTGGCTCTACTTACTAGCtccaatctcttcaaccttACTCTTATCCACGTTATATAAACTCACCACCAAGTACCTACCATTGAAGTTGAACCCCTTCAACTTGTCAGCAGCTATCTGGCAGTTTTTGTAGTTCTTGTACACCACAAACGCCTGTCCCTTGGTCTCAGTCTCATCTCCAATTCTCACTTGATCAATATTACCAAATTGTCCAAAGAGCTCGTAAAGCTCTTCAGGTTTCACATTATACGGTAGGTTCTTCACCTGAACTATGGGGAACTCGTACTGTTTCTTTAACATACTGACCATCGTGTCGTCATAAATCACGTTGCTAATACAAAATAGAATAATATTTAATTTTCATCCTCTGGTGGTTCTCATTTTCCACATCAATACTCTGCCAACctcagcttcttctctatttcTCCAGCTGTCAATCCCTTTCCGGGCCTGGAAAATGGTGGTTCTGGTGATTGCTCTCTTGATTTGATCAAGTCCGACTTGTAGTCCATCTCAAATGAATTATATCCTCCCAATAACTTGGTAATCTCCGATTTGTTTCCTTTAAGGTGAAGCtgtttcaacttgttcTCGAGAATGTCCTCACTAAACAATCCTtgctc is a window encoding:
- a CDS encoding uncharacterized protein (BUSCO:EOG09343P2T) — encoded protein: MVRTGCGVKAVKTVRLARFLSGAGRKRGLPRSNWSMRGSRFYYTQQQQQQFSRYGSIVAGVSIVGAIGVSIFKSREADVTTKEAEKIQKDAREREEEAARIAEEAEQEATEKFKEEAVEAPIEEAVEAPIEELVEEPIEQAVEEPVDGATKESTKEVTNEATDEATKESLMKSESESASKVSVAGEGSEAGNSGVVAVPIAPVSAPNTSKEPKDDHEEAYDPDTGEINWDCPCLGGMADGPCGEEFKAAFSCFVYSKDEPKGIECIDKFKNMQNCFRKYPEVYAEELRDDDDYGDAPSVGEVAKPTDTPETLETPETPETPETPETLETPETPETPETPETLETPETLETPETLETPETSEIFETAETSEKPETSKTPETLETPEEFEVLETSETFGTPETPETPKTHTN
- the YKT6 gene encoding palmitoyltransferase, with the protein product MKLYYMGIIRPKSGSKKTLTLCEQKNLADFSFFQKNSVGQFMTFFSETIAERTKPSQRQSVEEGNYVGHVYTRAEGVSGVLITDKDYPIRPAYTLLNKLLDEYISQHPASDWQDLDEATDICQMDQLSDYIIKYQNPTKADAIMKVQQELDDTKIVLQKSIESVLQRGEQLDSLVDKSEALTASSKTFYKQAKKTNSCCVIV
- a CDS encoding uncharacterized protein (BUSCO:EOG09340VTU) is translated as MSFNDFIDSQKIIYELKKDVEESDYPYDCKTLYYQEGVPTRQTDIPFVRLLQGKEPISNMKRRYKLYKKNWSRQLSVINEILANTDREKFEELGRFLYEHNEEGDDDRCELMPCWHLPCGLVNLGSNISNHRRLLNQVYDFLVMSDGQSNGQTVVSRLNTAVCSSISACLKTISFDIIGSFGKSINQKLPDLEDLILQLSKKQQRLVVLIEDADSLPTSTLTQLLKTLWHCSTVSHNVYVVIGISTPLIIFQEKIPRLVLNFLRTRHFRIDNSNEAIGQIMGNLLLNINDTYNSLIFEPRLILYFLQRKSDIGISQFYDYMKLIYMNHYFSQPLSILWTDDFSGIDLTDDYFDVFKRLPSVRAVNDHTTDHQENDDCQRFLHDVATENETGIGWFLRLNLNKLINWRFNLKNLIDFLNFMQTSFYDLKLWRTNLDLFQLIFENYDYENVHNNVANFDFLKPIYLNMKNIELSVFNSFLDTIQSDQQFDFLFQKGDNAADTYFQSLKHAESHKEVEKFNRYLNEKLIHQLVELNLDHQPFKEICCAGLQVTGLLQTAFNPPVRDITIGALLDSKSYLLNSAHSDLSQLDRQGDDVQLYKLFEPSMIEMFRIYREAGVMINIYDFYKVFRSGLSDKKRLCQLMLNKLEVKRQRTKEDNVNMDTLQGIIEGDSEKEWDKLTLSWFLKGLVELELAGMIKEGRNSENVEKLVWKDV